In Xenopus laevis strain J_2021 chromosome 2S, Xenopus_laevis_v10.1, whole genome shotgun sequence, a genomic segment contains:
- the LOC121400775 gene encoding piggyBac transposable element-derived protein 4-like has translation MPRNRYQLLLRFLHFNDNSRAVPPNDPSHDRLHKLRPLIDSLSERFATVYTPSQNICIDESLLLFKGRLHFRQYIPSKRARYGIKFYKLCESSSGYTNRFLIYEGKDSQLDPPGCPLDLTVSGKIVWELITPLLGRGYHLYVDNFYTSILLFKTLHCLDTPACGTINRNRKGLPRELLDKKLNRGEMYSLRNDELLAIKFLDRKNVFMLTTIHDTSVIEEQRAGRPPKSKPLCSKEYSKYMGGVDRTDQLQHYYDATRKTKAWYKKVGIYLIQMALRNSYVVYKAAVPGPKLSYYKYQLQIIPALLFGGLEEAVPEMRASDNVARLVGKHFIDTLPPTPGKPRAQKACKVCRKRGIRRDTRYYCPKCPRNPGLCFKPCFEIYHTQLHY, from the coding sequence ATGCCTAGAAACCGGTATCAGCTACTGCTCCGGTTTCTGCATTTCAATGATAATTCTAGGGCTGTACCCCCTAATGATCCTTCCCATGACAGGCTGCATAAATTGAGGCCCCTAATAGACAGCCTGTCTGAGCGCTTCGCAACAGtttacaccccctcccaaaacatTTGTATTGACGAATCCCTTctcctcttcaaagggcgcctacaCTTCCGTCAGTACATCCCAAGCAAGCGTGCCCGCTATGGGATTaaattttataaactttgcgAAAGCAGCTCGGGGTACACCAACCGCTTTTTGATTTACGAAGGAAAGGACTCACAATTAGACCCCCCTGGTTGTCCCCTTGACCTGACTGTCAGTGGCAAAATTGTGTGGGAGCTCATCACTCCACTATTaggccgaggttaccacttatacgtggataacttttacaccaGCATCCTCCTATTCAAGACCCTACATTGTTTAGATaccccagcctgtggcaccaTAAATCGTAACCGTAAAGGATTGCCCAGGGAACTCCTCGACAAAAAACTGAACCGTGGAGAAATGTATTCCCTAAGAAATGATGAGCTCCTTGCCATCAAGTTTTTggatagaaaaaatgttttcatgctgaCGACCATCCATGACACGTCAGTAATTGAAGAACAGAGAGCTGGTAGGCCCCCAAAATCTAAGCCTCTCTGTAGCAAGgagtacagtaagtacatgggTGGTGTTGACAGAACAGATCAACTCCAACATTATTACGATGCCACCCGAAAAACAAAGGCCTGGTACAAGAAAGTTGGCATATACCTTATTCAAATGGCCCTTCGAAATTCATATGTTGTCTATAAGGCAGCAGtaccaggccccaaattgtcTTATTATAAGTACCAGTTGCAGATAATCCCTGCCCTCTTGTTTGGTGGTCTAGAGGAGGCAGTGCCTGAGATGCGTGCCAGTGACAACGTGGCCCGATTGGTGGGGAAGCATTTTATAGACACGCTTCCACCAACTCCTGGAAAACCAAGAGCCCAAAAAGCCTGCAaggtgtgccgcaaaaggggtatCAGACGAGATACACGGTACTATTGCCCAAAGTGCCCTCGCAACCCCGGGTTatgtttcaaaccatgttttgaaatataccacACTCAGCTGCACTACTGA
- the csf1.S gene encoding colony stimulating factor-1 S homeolog isoform X1 — translation MSAIREPRRTFLTQVFLCCFYMILLVKSAVQAGPIKKCYEIEMYRTLSKLDDLINSQIEIDKKVIEVNLLQETHGMNKADACFVRGSVSQLHEIFQLVKFKQHSPHNTYIKNIVGVFNNHIAECMDLIIDDQFIEIPDNCKATHHFSPTDLLEKVKELLLKAQSFTKNNDILSDNCEEYFAVCDINLAGPPHWESTSLVTPVDHFTASQKPQSDMPSTNHTSHSSMDIIVKSSNSYHDMPTRSLGMPQTTNTSSAPLNWMTKEHTDKNTNLTYTEMGANNSNLNILENKIYTPNASTKPPHTSSTAPSHTSAEPPGTNTERLDISTEPPNPTTELLHIDSDLSLNSSEPPHAGTKTLYAGFDLLPSSTEHPSVDAQHLKDSTDPPFSGTSQPHIIRSSSPHSQTQLYSTEFPSNKQYLSNYMMPPSFDETTVYANLVSPDSITDSASYVKSPFTMEPDLKVSVAQTPDSELLLQSPSDFQFDITHRGAYDSLEDITGNVDSGLHSSVSITTKMGRSSLNTAMETQTFVTLSSTGSGDFPLNKATMTVSSDEKNRELEDSGLGWAANTLGLSPKNTVSTKNELPVTSPIQSIQPKISLNKEGQLYHHVLQSEIHIMPHERENGVAGPNYASNKLPVIETDQTYRKNSENAKDRGYLYSLISCIVGMLLCLSAMLYLLHKNRILRRQLHGTQHDPEVPELRPLQTQQLDV, via the exons ATGTCTGCGATCCGGGAGCCCCGTCGGACCTTTTTAACTCAG GTCTTCCTGTGCTGTTTCTACATGATTCTGCTAGTGAAAAGTGCTGTTCAAGCTGGTCCTATAAAAAAGTGCTATGAAATTGAAATGTATCGAACTCTGTCCAAGCTGGATGATTTG ATTAACAGCCAAATCGAGATAGACAAAAAAGTTATAGAAGTGAATTTACTGCAGGAAACACATGGG ATGAATAAGGCAGATGCTTGCTTCGTCCGAGGGTCAGTGTCACAGCTTCATGAAATTTTCCAACTGGTGAAATTTAAACAACATTCTCCCCACAATACTTATATAAAGAATATTGTTGGTGTTTTCAATAACCATATAGCAGAATGTATGGATCTTATAATTGACGATCAATTTATTGAA ATACCTGATAACTGCAAAGCCACTCATCATTTTAGTCCTACTGATTTATTGGAAAAGGTGAAGGAGCTACTTTTGAAAGCTCAGAGCTTCACAAAAAACAATGACATACTTTCTGATAATTGCGAGGAATATTTTGCGGTCTGTGATATTAACCTAGCAG GTCCCCCTCATTGGGAAAGTACTTCCCTTGTCACCCCTGTTGATCATTTCACCGCCAGTCAAAAGCCCCAAAGTGATATGCCATCAACTAATCATACTTCTCATTCTTCTATGGATATTATAGTGAAATCATCTAACAGTTACCATGATATGCCAACAAGATCATTGGGGATGCCACAAACCACCAATACCTCATCAGCGCCCTTGAATTGGATGACAAAAGAGCATACagataaaaatacaaatctgACATATACAGAAATGGGGGCTAACAATAGCAATctgaatattttagaaaataaaatatatacaccaAATGCCAGCACAAAACCTCCTCATACTAGCAGCACAGCACCGTCTCATACGAGTGCTGAACCTCCAGGTACCAACACTGAAAGATTAGATATTAGTACTGAACCTCCAAACCCTACCACTGAACTTCTTCACATTGACAGTGATCTTTCACTTAATAGCTCAGAACCTCCACATGCTGGTACCAAGACTCTTTATGCTGGTTTTGATTTGCTTCCATCTAGTACCGAGCACCCATCAGTGGATGCCCAGCATCTTAAAGATAGCACAGATCCTCCATTTTCTGGCACGAGTCAGCCACATATCATTAGAAGTTCCTCCCCTCATTCTCAGACTCAGCTTTATAGCACAGAGTTTCCAAGTAACAAACAGTATTTAAGCAATTACATGATGCCTCCTTCTTTTGATGAAACAACTGTTTATGCTAACCTAGTAAGCCCTGATAGTATAACCGATTCTGCTTCATATGTTAAGTCCCCTTTCACTATGGAACCAGATCTGAAAGTATCAGTAGCCCAGACCCCTGACAGTGAACTTCTCCTCCAGAGCCCATCGGATTTCCAGTTTGACATAACTCACAGAGGAGCTTATGACTCCTTAGAGGATATAACAGGAAACGTGGACTCTGGCTTACATTCCTCTGTAAGCATCACCACAAAGATGGGGAGATCAAGTCTAAACACTGCAATGGAAACTCAAACATTTGTTACACTCTCTTCTACTGGCAGTGGGGATTTCCCTCTGAACAAAGCTACAATGACAGTGTCTTCAGATGAAAAAAATAGAGAGCTAGAGGACAGTGGCCTTGGTTGGGCAGCCAACACACTTGGCTTGAGCCCTAAGAACACTGTATCTACCAAAAATGAACTTCCAGTGACATCCCCAATACAGTCTATTCAGCCAaaaatttcattaaataaagAGGGGCAGCTGTACCACCATGTTCTGCAATCAGAAATACACATCATGCCAcatgaaagggaaaatggggtTGCAGGCCCCAACTATGCTTCTAACAAGCTCCCTGTTATTGAAACAGACCAGACATATAGGAAAAACAGCGAGAATGCAAAGGACAGAGGATACCTGTACAGCCTCATATCATGCATCGTGGGAATGCTGTTGTGTTTGAGTGCTATGCTGTACCTATTGCACAAGAACAGG ATACTTAGGAGACAGCTTCACGGAACACAGCACGACCCAGAGGTGCCAGAGCTGAG GCCTTTGCAGACGCAACAGCTTGATGTGTGA
- the csf1.S gene encoding colony stimulating factor-1 S homeolog precursor yields MSAIREPRRTFLTQVFLCCFYMILLVKSAVQAGPIKKCYEIEMYRTLSKLDDLINSQIEIDKKVIEVNLLQETHGMNKADACFVRGSVSQLHEIFQLVKFKQHSPHNTYIKNIVGVFNNHIAECMDLIIDDQFIEIPDNCKATHHFSPTDLLEKVKELLLKAQSFTKNNDILSDNCEEYFAVCDINLADQTYRKNSENAKDRGYLYSLISCIVGMLLCLSAMLYLLHKNRILRRQLHGTQHDPEVPELRPLQTQQLDV; encoded by the exons ATGTCTGCGATCCGGGAGCCCCGTCGGACCTTTTTAACTCAG GTCTTCCTGTGCTGTTTCTACATGATTCTGCTAGTGAAAAGTGCTGTTCAAGCTGGTCCTATAAAAAAGTGCTATGAAATTGAAATGTATCGAACTCTGTCCAAGCTGGATGATTTG ATTAACAGCCAAATCGAGATAGACAAAAAAGTTATAGAAGTGAATTTACTGCAGGAAACACATGGG ATGAATAAGGCAGATGCTTGCTTCGTCCGAGGGTCAGTGTCACAGCTTCATGAAATTTTCCAACTGGTGAAATTTAAACAACATTCTCCCCACAATACTTATATAAAGAATATTGTTGGTGTTTTCAATAACCATATAGCAGAATGTATGGATCTTATAATTGACGATCAATTTATTGAA ATACCTGATAACTGCAAAGCCACTCATCATTTTAGTCCTACTGATTTATTGGAAAAGGTGAAGGAGCTACTTTTGAAAGCTCAGAGCTTCACAAAAAACAATGACATACTTTCTGATAATTGCGAGGAATATTTTGCGGTCTGTGATATTAACCTAGCAG ACCAGACATATAGGAAAAACAGCGAGAATGCAAAGGACAGAGGATACCTGTACAGCCTCATATCATGCATCGTGGGAATGCTGTTGTGTTTGAGTGCTATGCTGTACCTATTGCACAAGAACAGG ATACTTAGGAGACAGCTTCACGGAACACAGCACGACCCAGAGGTGCCAGAGCTGAG GCCTTTGCAGACGCAACAGCTTGATGTGTGA